A single window of Gossypium arboreum isolate Shixiya-1 chromosome 13, ASM2569848v2, whole genome shotgun sequence DNA harbors:
- the LOC108486618 gene encoding oligoribonuclease-like isoform X2: MDGLSNAFSVLEIDVDDHLPLSTASTISGSATLLSFNDPGKIKSNEKGSIEDKQSEADSSLLSENYKLPLVWIDMEMTGLDIEVDRILEIACIITDGQLTKSVEGPDLVIHQSKERLDRMGEWCQNHHGASGLTQKVLESTVSEREAEKQVIEFVKRNVGTYTPHIAGNSIYMDFLFLKKYMPDLASLFSHVVVDVSSIRALCMR; the protein is encoded by the exons ATGGACGGCCTCTCAAATGCGTTTTCAGTGCTGGAGATTGACGTCGACGACCATCTTCCGCTATCCACCGCTTCCACAATTTCAGGGTCGGCCACCCTACTCTCTTTCAATGACCCAG GTAAGAtcaaaagtaatgaaaagggtTCAATTGAAGATAAACAGAGTGAAGCGGATTCATCGTTGCTTTCAGAGAACTACAAGTTACCTCTTGTATGGATTGACATGGAAATGACTG GTTTAGACATTGAAGTTGATAGGATCCTAGAGATAGCTTGTATAATCACCGATGGCCAGCTCACCAAATCAGTGGAG GGTCCTGATCTGGTTATCCATCAATCTAAAGAACGTTTAGATAGAATGGGGGAATGGTGTCAAAATCATCACGGAGCTAGTG GATTGACACAGAAAGTGCTTGAAAGTACAGTTAGTGAAAGAGAAGCTGAAAAACAG GTCATTGAATTTGTGAAGAGAAATGTTGGTACATACACACCTCATATAGCTGGAAATTCTATTTACATGGACTTTCTTTTCTTAAAG AAATACATGCCCGATTTAGCCAGTCTTTTCTCTCATGTAGTTGTCGACGTGAGCAGCATCAGAGCCCTTTGCATGCGCTG
- the LOC108486618 gene encoding oligoribonuclease-like isoform X1 encodes MDGLSNAFSVLEIDVDDHLPLSTASTISGSATLLSFNDPGKIKSNEKGSIEDKQSEADSSLLSENYKLPLVWIDMEMTGLDIEVDRILEIACIITDGQLTKSVEGPDLVIHQSKERLDRMGEWCQNHHGASGLTQKVLESTVSEREAEKQVIEFVKRNVGTYTPHIAGNSIYMDFLFLKKYMPDLASLFSHVVVDVSSIRALCMRWYPKHQENAPLKEKKHRAMDDIKESILELKYFKETIFKAKSKKK; translated from the exons ATGGACGGCCTCTCAAATGCGTTTTCAGTGCTGGAGATTGACGTCGACGACCATCTTCCGCTATCCACCGCTTCCACAATTTCAGGGTCGGCCACCCTACTCTCTTTCAATGACCCAG GTAAGAtcaaaagtaatgaaaagggtTCAATTGAAGATAAACAGAGTGAAGCGGATTCATCGTTGCTTTCAGAGAACTACAAGTTACCTCTTGTATGGATTGACATGGAAATGACTG GTTTAGACATTGAAGTTGATAGGATCCTAGAGATAGCTTGTATAATCACCGATGGCCAGCTCACCAAATCAGTGGAG GGTCCTGATCTGGTTATCCATCAATCTAAAGAACGTTTAGATAGAATGGGGGAATGGTGTCAAAATCATCACGGAGCTAGTG GATTGACACAGAAAGTGCTTGAAAGTACAGTTAGTGAAAGAGAAGCTGAAAAACAG GTCATTGAATTTGTGAAGAGAAATGTTGGTACATACACACCTCATATAGCTGGAAATTCTATTTACATGGACTTTCTTTTCTTAAAG AAATACATGCCCGATTTAGCCAGTCTTTTCTCTCATGTAGTTGTCGACGTGAGCAGCATCAGAGCCCTTTGCATGCGCTGGTATCCTAAAC ATCAAGAGAATGCCCCTCTCAAAGAAAAGAAACACAGAGCCATGGATGATATCAAGGAGAGCATATTAGAACTCAAGTACTTCAAAGAGACGATATTTAAAGCAAAATCGAAGAAGAAGTGA